From a single Nostoc edaphicum CCNP1411 genomic region:
- the pstB gene encoding phosphate ABC transporter ATP-binding protein PstB, whose protein sequence is MKSNTSATVTETLLRAEEVSVHYGSILALRNIFIEIPKNQITAFIGPSGCGKSTLLRCFNRLNDLIPGAKINGRVTYRGKNLYDKDVDSVEVRRRIGMVFQKPNPFPKSIYDNIAFGARISNFKGNLDELVEDSLQRAGLWKEVKDKLKNNGLSLSGGQQQRLCIARAIAMKPEVILMDEPCSALDPISTKGIEELMHELKGNYTIVIVTHNMQQATRVSDMTAFFNAEAAENGNRFGYLVEYDKTSAIFNAPQQEATKEYVNGQFG, encoded by the coding sequence ATGAAATCAAATACATCTGCTACTGTTACAGAGACTTTATTGCGTGCGGAGGAAGTCTCTGTACATTACGGCTCGATTTTAGCATTACGAAATATTTTTATCGAGATTCCTAAAAATCAGATTACTGCCTTCATTGGGCCATCGGGTTGTGGTAAAAGTACATTACTGCGCTGTTTTAATCGTTTAAACGATCTGATTCCGGGAGCAAAAATAAATGGTAGAGTTACCTACCGAGGAAAAAATTTATACGATAAGGATGTAGATTCTGTTGAAGTACGTCGTCGGATTGGTATGGTGTTCCAAAAACCTAATCCATTTCCCAAATCAATTTACGACAACATTGCCTTTGGTGCGCGGATTAGCAATTTCAAAGGCAACCTAGATGAATTGGTAGAAGACTCTTTACAAAGAGCCGGACTGTGGAAAGAAGTAAAAGATAAATTGAAGAATAACGGTTTATCATTGTCTGGTGGACAACAACAACGGCTTTGTATTGCACGAGCGATCGCTATGAAGCCTGAAGTTATCCTGATGGACGAACCTTGCTCTGCTCTTGATCCCATCTCAACAAAGGGAATTGAAGAACTTATGCATGAACTCAAGGGGAACTATACAATAGTCATCGTCACACACAATATGCAACAAGCAACACGAGTTTCGGACATGACTGCTTTTTTCAATGCCGAAGCTGCCGAAAATGGAAATCGCTTTGGCTACCTTGTGGAATACGATAAAACTTCAGCCATCTTTAACGCTCCTCAACAAGAGGCGACTAAAGAATATGTTAACGGTCAATTTGGCTAA